One genomic segment of Culturomica massiliensis includes these proteins:
- a CDS encoding RNA polymerase sigma factor: MRKIVRNINDEELLAAYRESGKPEQFAILYERYMPLVYGVALKYLKNSADAQDVVMQIFEELLEKVLHSEIRFFKAWLYTCVRNCCLQELRRRARDLSVNLDENFMEFCDEFNLDDIKAQDHNEKVLRKCIEVLPEKQRISIYRFFMEDRSYKEIEEATGFSLKLVKSLIQNGKRNLKLCLEKKGIV; the protein is encoded by the coding sequence TTGAGGAAGATTGTCCGAAATATAAATGATGAAGAATTACTGGCAGCTTACCGGGAGAGCGGTAAGCCGGAGCAATTTGCCATACTTTATGAGCGGTATATGCCCTTGGTGTACGGTGTAGCCTTGAAATATCTTAAAAATAGTGCGGATGCACAGGATGTTGTCATGCAGATTTTTGAAGAGCTGTTGGAAAAGGTTTTACACAGTGAGATCCGTTTTTTTAAAGCCTGGCTATACACTTGTGTCCGGAATTGTTGCTTACAGGAACTTCGTCGGCGTGCGCGGGATTTGTCTGTGAATTTAGATGAAAATTTTATGGAATTCTGCGATGAATTTAATCTGGATGATATAAAGGCACAGGATCATAATGAAAAAGTTTTACGAAAATGTATAGAAGTCCTGCCTGAAAAACAGCGGATCAGTATTTATCGCTTTTTTATGGAGGATCGTTCTTACAAAGAAATAGAAGAGGCGACCGGTTTTTCGTTGAAGTTGGTGAAGAGTTTGATTCAGAATGGGAAACGTAACCTGAAATTGTGCCTGGAAAAGAAAGGTATCGTATAA
- a CDS encoding DUF255 domain-containing protein produces the protein MKLTYRIIGGITCILLLIINSGQKSAAQQMSPVMNWEDANMLAVRENKLVLVAAGVQPDKKLFSNPDIKHFLGRTSVAIYMDMQSEAGKRFEPKLLLTPFPVYAFFMPFGDLLITADAREVARNPQVLADAAKQAQEIARIKQNNSRSIQFVKSLSDEQFRAAQEESKTIFMYFRRSDCRKCLWMEKNVFNLDKVADFYNRYFIPCEIDDTTGGWAEQYGIKNFPAYLFVNPEKKVIYKTEGEWSADRFLEEGEKALEKAKGITFINIPWPEVLEKARLEGKLIFVDVYGQLGKERRALGNTVYRDPGVADFFNRHFVNVDYDLTKTDEKSFSSDFSFAMYFLDNAGNMLHQVVELPDTTGLVEEARRAMEGRGLTAVAAKYRDGYRDKEFIETYIQLLARAGKPDEAARITKDYLEEFSWEKLKEMKYWKLFRAHFKAADSGLFADFYIHRTEFYPLFGEKEVDDKVREVWEAGAESYIREQEGKFVFDEKGFKEYGKRLKKEKVENRNYILRKARMNAAEKVGDWRVFSELAEERWNEERIPETELYAWGVKINEHCQDKSIRYKAARWFAIAAYQIEEKEKREGKIRISSYKGFFEKLVNDLLKE, from the coding sequence ATGAAGCTTACATATCGGATTATCGGAGGAATAACCTGTATTCTATTACTTATTATAAATAGCGGACAAAAAAGTGCGGCTCAACAAATGTCGCCTGTTATGAATTGGGAAGATGCAAATATGTTGGCTGTCAGAGAGAATAAATTGGTGTTGGTTGCGGCCGGAGTACAGCCCGACAAAAAATTATTTTCCAATCCGGACATAAAGCATTTTCTGGGACGGACTTCGGTTGCTATATATATGGATATGCAGAGTGAAGCCGGTAAACGTTTTGAACCGAAATTATTACTGACCCCTTTTCCTGTCTATGCTTTTTTTATGCCGTTCGGGGATTTGCTGATAACAGCCGATGCCCGGGAAGTTGCGCGTAATCCGCAAGTATTGGCCGATGCCGCTAAACAGGCCCAGGAAATAGCCCGGATCAAACAAAATAACAGTCGTTCCATACAATTTGTGAAATCTCTTTCAGATGAACAATTCCGGGCTGCTCAGGAAGAGAGTAAGACGATTTTTATGTATTTCCGCCGTTCCGATTGCCGGAAATGCCTGTGGATGGAGAAAAACGTATTTAATCTGGATAAGGTTGCCGATTTCTATAACCGGTATTTTATTCCCTGTGAGATCGATGATACAACGGGGGGCTGGGCAGAACAGTATGGGATAAAGAATTTTCCGGCTTATCTGTTTGTCAATCCGGAAAAAAAAGTGATTTATAAGACAGAAGGGGAGTGGTCTGCCGACCGTTTTCTTGAGGAAGGAGAAAAAGCGTTGGAAAAAGCAAAAGGGATTACTTTTATAAATATTCCCTGGCCGGAAGTATTGGAAAAAGCCCGTTTGGAAGGGAAGTTGATTTTTGTCGACGTATACGGTCAGTTGGGGAAAGAAAGGCGTGCATTGGGAAATACCGTGTACCGGGACCCCGGAGTTGCTGACTTTTTTAACCGCCATTTTGTAAATGTGGATTATGATCTGACTAAAACAGATGAAAAATCTTTCTCCTCCGATTTTTCTTTTGCAATGTATTTTTTGGATAATGCCGGAAATATGCTTCATCAGGTGGTGGAATTGCCGGATACGACGGGCTTGGTAGAGGAAGCCCGGCGAGCTATGGAAGGCAGGGGATTAACGGCTGTAGCTGCCAAATACCGGGATGGATATCGTGATAAGGAGTTTATAGAAACATATATTCAGTTATTGGCACGGGCCGGGAAGCCGGATGAGGCTGCACGTATCACAAAAGATTATCTGGAAGAATTTTCGTGGGAGAAATTAAAGGAAATGAAGTATTGGAAACTGTTCCGGGCTCATTTTAAAGCTGCCGACTCCGGTTTGTTTGCTGATTTTTATATCCACCGGACGGAGTTTTATCCGTTATTCGGTGAAAAAGAGGTTGATGATAAAGTTCGTGAAGTCTGGGAAGCCGGGGCGGAGAGCTATATCCGGGAGCAAGAGGGAAAATTTGTATTCGATGAAAAGGGTTTTAAAGAATACGGAAAGCGATTGAAAAAGGAAAAAGTGGAGAACCGGAATTATATTTTGCGCAAAGCCCGGATGAATGCGGCGGAAAAAGTGGGAGATTGGCGGGTGTTTTCCGAACTGGCGGAAGAAAGATGGAATGAAGAACGGATACCGGAGACCGAGTTATATGCCTGGGGGGTAAAGATCAATGAGCATTGTCAGGATAAATCCATTCGGTATAAAGCAGCCCGTTGGTTTGCCATTGCCGCTTACCAGATCGAAGAAAAAGAAAAACGGGAAGGCAAAATCAGAATTTCTTCCTATAAAGGTTTTTTTGAGAAGCTTGTAAATGATTTGTTGAAAGAATAG
- a CDS encoding putative transporter codes for MEWLRGLFVEHSVIQAVVVLSLITAVGLVLGKVKILGISLGVTFVFFVGILGGHFGLAIDPQMLNYAESFGLIIFVYALGLQVGPGFFGSFRKGGMTLNMLALAVVFLGTLMTIVFHFVCGVSLADMTGILSGAVTNTPALGAAQQTLKQLYMEDTDPALGCAVAYPLGVIGVILAIVVVRKLFPCRSMNAGENENKAHAPFIVGFQVCNPGIFGKTVKETALLAYHKFVISRLWRDGKVTIPTSDTVLREGDRLLVITSEADVNKLTMLFGEQEHADWNKDDIDWNAIDSQLISQRILVTRSEINGKRLGSLRLRNHFGINITRIYRAGVELLATPELVLQLGDKLTVVGEANAILNVEKVLGNKVLSLKEPNLVAVFIGIVLGLFLGTVPFIIPGISYPVKLGIAGGPIIVGILMGAFGPRLHMITYTTRSANLMLRGLGLSMYLACLGLDAGTHFFETVFRAEGLLWLGLGFAITFVPVVVVAALALKFMKIDFGSVAGMLCGSMSNPMALNYANAVTPGDNPSVAYATVYPLIMFIRVIIAQLILMLFL; via the coding sequence ATGGAATGGTTAAGAGGACTTTTTGTTGAGCATTCGGTTATTCAGGCAGTTGTCGTGCTTTCTTTGATAACGGCTGTGGGCTTGGTTTTGGGGAAAGTGAAGATTCTGGGAATTTCATTGGGAGTTACTTTCGTTTTTTTCGTCGGAATATTGGGCGGACATTTCGGGCTTGCTATAGACCCGCAAATGTTGAATTATGCGGAAAGTTTCGGTTTGATTATTTTTGTCTATGCTTTAGGTTTACAGGTGGGGCCCGGTTTTTTCGGTTCTTTTCGTAAGGGAGGCATGACATTGAATATGCTGGCATTGGCTGTTGTTTTTCTGGGTACATTGATGACGATTGTTTTTCATTTTGTGTGCGGGGTATCTTTGGCGGATATGACCGGTATATTGAGTGGAGCAGTTACAAATACGCCGGCATTGGGTGCTGCGCAGCAAACTTTGAAGCAATTGTATATGGAGGATACGGATCCGGCTTTAGGTTGTGCTGTCGCTTATCCTTTGGGGGTTATCGGAGTCATTTTGGCTATCGTGGTGGTCCGGAAATTGTTTCCTTGCCGGAGTATGAATGCAGGTGAAAATGAGAACAAGGCGCATGCGCCTTTTATTGTCGGTTTTCAGGTATGTAATCCGGGTATTTTCGGAAAAACAGTTAAAGAGACTGCACTTTTGGCTTATCATAAATTTGTTATTTCCAGGTTGTGGCGTGATGGGAAGGTAACGATACCGACCTCCGATACCGTATTGCGGGAAGGAGACCGTTTGCTGGTTATTACTTCGGAGGCAGATGTCAATAAGCTGACCATGTTGTTCGGCGAGCAGGAACATGCCGATTGGAATAAGGACGATATCGACTGGAATGCAATTGATAGCCAACTGATATCTCAACGTATTTTGGTCACCCGCTCTGAAATCAACGGAAAAAGATTGGGATCGCTTCGGTTACGGAATCATTTCGGAATAAATATTACCCGTATATACCGGGCAGGAGTCGAATTGCTGGCGACTCCGGAACTGGTGTTGCAATTGGGGGATAAATTGACGGTTGTCGGAGAAGCGAATGCTATTTTAAATGTAGAGAAGGTGCTTGGCAATAAGGTACTTAGCCTGAAAGAGCCGAATTTGGTTGCTGTGTTTATCGGTATTGTTTTAGGATTGTTTTTGGGTACCGTACCTTTTATCATACCGGGAATCAGTTACCCTGTAAAATTGGGAATAGCCGGCGGTCCTATTATTGTCGGGATACTGATGGGTGCGTTCGGTCCCCGTTTGCACATGATTACTTATACTACCAGAAGTGCAAATTTAATGTTGCGGGGATTGGGCTTGTCGATGTATCTGGCTTGTCTGGGGCTGGATGCCGGTACTCATTTCTTTGAAACGGTTTTCCGGGCAGAGGGGCTTCTGTGGCTGGGTCTCGGGTTTGCTATTACTTTTGTGCCTGTTGTGGTCGTGGCGGCTCTGGCTTTAAAATTTATGAAAATTGATTTCGGTTCTGTTGCCGGAATGTTATGTGGCAGCATGTCTAATCCGATGGCTTTGAATTATGCGAATGCTGTAACTCCCGGAGATAATCCATCTGTGGCTTATGCAACGGTATATCCTTTAATTATGTTTATCCGTGTCATTATAGCTCAATTGATTTTGATGTTATTTCTTTAG
- a CDS encoding HAD family hydrolase → MVNKEYAHILLDLDGTIIDSGVGVTKSVQYALACCGIKETDRARLNRFVGPPLKDSFMDFYGLTEEQAEVAIEKYRERYVAKGINENRVYNGIPEVLKAWHEAGKKLYLCTSKPEIFAEKILEDLGLTRYFDFIGGASLDGVRNRKEEVMTYVLNRAGITDRRSCVMIGDRKFDILAAGEMGIDSVGVLYGYGCREEFETAGATFIVETAAELTERI, encoded by the coding sequence ATGGTAAACAAAGAATACGCTCATATTTTATTGGATTTAGACGGTACGATTATTGATTCGGGGGTCGGAGTGACAAAATCCGTACAATATGCATTGGCCTGTTGCGGCATTAAAGAGACGGACCGGGCCCGTTTGAATCGGTTTGTAGGTCCGCCGTTAAAAGATTCTTTTATGGATTTTTATGGGCTTACCGAAGAGCAGGCAGAGGTGGCCATTGAAAAATACAGGGAGAGATATGTCGCAAAAGGAATCAATGAAAATCGGGTTTATAACGGGATTCCTGAAGTACTGAAAGCATGGCATGAGGCTGGAAAGAAATTATATCTTTGTACTTCTAAGCCCGAAATTTTTGCTGAAAAAATTTTAGAAGACCTCGGTTTGACTCGTTATTTTGATTTTATAGGCGGGGCCAGTTTGGATGGGGTGCGTAACCGGAAGGAAGAGGTTATGACTTATGTTTTGAATCGGGCCGGCATAACAGACCGGAGGAGTTGTGTTATGATCGGTGACCGGAAGTTTGATATTTTAGCGGCCGGGGAAATGGGTATAGATTCGGTAGGAGTTTTATACGGTTACGGTTGCCGGGAGGAATTTGAAACAGCAGGGGCTACTTTTATCGTAGAAACAGCAGCGGAATTAACGGAACGAATTTGA
- a CDS encoding M23 family metallopeptidase gives MKFSSLFIFVLFAVAFVSASCSSQRITAWQPSPVNPEIKPFSTEELVVVPQVVMADYISQPVEFISMAVNISADFTLEEKYLVRAKTDKLFYKRDELFIDFGQIAENSFVFPLPDARVLSPYGKRHGRNHTGYDLKTFANDTIRAAFDGIVRIAGKSRGYGNVVVIRHYNGLETVYGHNSRFLVKAGDRVTAGTPISLEGRTGRATTEHLHFETRINGQPFDPSLIIDFTTQKLYNKSLVFTPDNKGKIRIDQV, from the coding sequence ATGAAGTTTAGCAGTCTATTCATATTTGTACTTTTCGCTGTAGCTTTCGTATCCGCTTCTTGTTCATCTCAGCGAATAACTGCTTGGCAACCTTCTCCGGTTAATCCTGAAATCAAGCCTTTTTCTACAGAAGAATTGGTCGTTGTACCTCAAGTTGTGATGGCTGATTACATATCTCAACCGGTAGAGTTTATTTCGATGGCGGTAAATATTTCGGCGGATTTTACTTTGGAAGAGAAATATCTGGTACGGGCTAAGACGGATAAGTTGTTTTATAAACGCGATGAATTATTTATCGATTTTGGACAAATTGCCGAGAACTCTTTTGTCTTTCCTTTGCCTGATGCGCGGGTTTTGTCTCCTTATGGAAAGCGGCACGGCAGAAATCATACGGGGTATGATTTGAAGACTTTTGCCAACGATACGATACGGGCGGCTTTTGATGGGATAGTCCGTATAGCGGGTAAGAGCCGTGGTTATGGAAATGTGGTGGTCATCCGACATTACAATGGGCTTGAGACCGTATACGGTCATAATTCCAGATTTTTGGTAAAAGCAGGGGATAGAGTAACCGCCGGTACTCCTATTTCTTTAGAAGGGCGGACCGGTCGTGCAACGACAGAGCATCTGCATTTCGAAACGCGGATAAACGGTCAACCTTTTGATCCGAGCCTAATTATTGATTTTACCACCCAAAAACTATATAATAAAAGTTTGGTATTTACTCCCGATAACAAGGGAAAAATCCGGATCGATCAGGTATAA
- a CDS encoding class I SAM-dependent methyltransferase, whose product MLSVYAKYTKTMDNENITNIHEFDFNFICDFFLNTERQGPGSPEVTLKALSFIDNLTDNSHIADIGCGTGGQTMVLAQHAPGHITGIDFFPGFIDRFNRNAGKLNLQDRVKGVVGSMDNLPFREEELDLIWSEGAIYNIGFERGLNEWRKYLKTGGYIAVSEISWFTEQRPAEIHNFWMELYPEVDTIPNKVARIQKAGYIPVATFILPEICWTEHYYAPLATVREKFLVEYAGNKNAEEFVASSDHEEELYHRYKEFYGYVFYIAKKIV is encoded by the coding sequence ATGCTTTCCGTGTATGCAAAATATACGAAGACAATGGATAATGAGAATATCACAAACATTCACGAATTTGATTTTAATTTTATTTGTGACTTTTTTTTAAATACGGAGCGGCAGGGACCGGGTAGCCCCGAAGTAACCCTTAAAGCGTTGAGTTTTATAGATAACCTTACCGATAACTCCCATATCGCTGACATCGGTTGTGGAACGGGCGGTCAGACGATGGTATTGGCACAGCATGCACCGGGACATATTACAGGTATCGATTTTTTTCCGGGATTCATTGACCGGTTCAACCGTAACGCCGGGAAACTGAATCTTCAGGACAGAGTGAAAGGTGTTGTTGGTTCGATGGACAATCTGCCTTTCCGGGAGGAAGAATTAGACTTGATCTGGTCGGAAGGCGCTATTTATAATATCGGTTTTGAAAGGGGCCTGAACGAGTGGCGTAAATATCTGAAAACAGGAGGATATATTGCTGTTTCCGAGATCTCGTGGTTTACCGAACAACGTCCGGCAGAAATTCATAATTTCTGGATGGAACTTTATCCGGAGGTAGATACGATTCCCAATAAAGTGGCCCGGATACAGAAAGCGGGGTATATTCCCGTTGCTACCTTCATTCTGCCTGAAATTTGCTGGACTGAACATTATTATGCTCCGCTGGCTACGGTCCGGGAAAAGTTTCTGGTTGAATATGCAGGAAATAAAAATGCCGAAGAGTTTGTTGCGTCTTCGGATCATGAAGAGGAATTATACCACAGATACAAAGAATTCTACGGTTATGTATTTTATATCGCAAAAAAGATAGTGTAA
- the lpxA gene encoding acyl-ACP--UDP-N-acetylglucosamine O-acyltransferase — MISPLAYIDPEAKIGTNVTVHPFAYIDKNVEIGDNCTIMPYASILSGTRMGAGNTIYQGAIIGATPQDFKFKGEDTLLKIGNQNTIREKVIINRGTAQSDSTIIGDGNFLLEGVHLAHDTHVGNNCVFGNGAKTAGNCIVDDRAILGSGVILKHACRVGRWALVRDGCRSSKDIPPYIVADHNPITYYGINAVILAKEGHFPEELIDNIAKAYRQIYQCGTSLENAIRRIRELIPITSELEYMLSFIEHSGKGIIGVNI; from the coding sequence ATGATCAGTCCGTTAGCTTATATCGATCCGGAGGCGAAAATCGGCACGAATGTCACTGTTCACCCGTTTGCCTATATTGATAAAAATGTAGAGATTGGTGATAATTGTACGATAATGCCGTATGCCAGTATTTTAAGCGGTACCCGTATGGGTGCCGGTAACACGATCTATCAGGGGGCTATTATCGGTGCAACACCGCAGGATTTTAAATTCAAAGGAGAGGATACTCTGTTGAAGATCGGGAATCAGAATACGATCCGGGAAAAGGTTATTATTAACCGGGGAACAGCACAATCCGACAGTACGATTATCGGGGACGGTAATTTTTTGCTGGAGGGAGTGCATCTGGCTCATGATACGCATGTCGGCAATAATTGTGTATTCGGTAACGGTGCCAAAACAGCCGGAAATTGTATTGTAGACGATAGGGCCATTCTGGGCAGTGGGGTTATTCTGAAGCACGCCTGCCGTGTCGGCCGTTGGGCGCTGGTAAGAGACGGATGCCGTTCCAGTAAAGATATTCCTCCTTATATTGTGGCCGATCATAATCCGATAACGTATTATGGTATCAATGCTGTGATTTTGGCCAAGGAAGGGCACTTTCCGGAAGAGCTTATCGATAATATAGCAAAGGCTTACCGGCAGATATACCAATGTGGAACCAGTCTGGAGAATGCCATAAGGAGAATACGGGAATTGATACCTATTACTTCGGAATTGGAGTATATGCTTTCTTTTATAGAGCATTCCGGGAAAGGAATCATAGGTGTAAATATCTGA
- a CDS encoding queuosine precursor transporter, whose translation MQKTVTVPFMFLGVLFNVCLIASNLLETKVVQIGGITATAGLIVFPISYIINDCIAEVWGFKKARLIIWCGFAMNFMVVGFAQLAVALPAAPFWEGESGFNFVFGMTPRIVVASLCAFLAGSFLNAYVMSRMKIASGGRHFSLRAVVSTLFGESADSLIFFPIAFGGLIPFRELMIMIVTQAVLKSLYEVLVLPITIRVVRYIKKVEKTDVYDYDISYNILKVKDLW comes from the coding sequence ATGCAAAAGACAGTAACGGTTCCTTTTATGTTTTTGGGGGTACTTTTCAACGTTTGTTTGATTGCCTCTAATTTGTTGGAGACTAAAGTAGTGCAGATTGGCGGTATTACAGCTACAGCAGGTCTCATTGTTTTTCCCATATCTTATATTATTAATGATTGTATTGCTGAAGTATGGGGCTTTAAAAAAGCCCGTTTGATTATTTGGTGCGGGTTTGCGATGAATTTTATGGTCGTCGGGTTTGCTCAGCTGGCTGTGGCTTTACCGGCTGCACCATTCTGGGAGGGTGAATCCGGATTCAATTTTGTTTTTGGGATGACACCTCGTATTGTGGTGGCCAGCCTTTGCGCTTTTTTAGCCGGTTCGTTTTTGAATGCTTATGTGATGAGCCGGATGAAGATTGCTTCAGGGGGACGCCATTTTTCTCTCCGGGCTGTTGTCTCTACTTTATTCGGGGAGAGTGCGGACTCTTTGATTTTTTTCCCCATAGCTTTCGGAGGACTCATTCCATTCCGGGAATTGATGATTATGATTGTGACTCAGGCGGTTCTTAAATCGCTTTATGAGGTTTTGGTATTACCGATAACGATACGGGTGGTCCGTTATATCAAAAAGGTAGAAAAAACCGATGTGTATGATTATGATATTTCATATAATATATTGAAAGTTAAAGATTTATGGTAA
- a CDS encoding energy transducer TonB, giving the protein MEFTDRLMEYLRGDRRGKKANRLEREALSDPFMFEALEGLTAVDDSAKGLDNLTVRLHKRVNGGWHMAWKAWAIAAAVCVIGGMIWWVIPHQEIQPQLARSVAFMHEEESRDSTHAAVVSYNALESRSVADRAEALTDSSETEAEKETMTLVPALKKAKVLADTSEDSDMLVKIENSVEGGPMPVGGIEVLNRFVRNSLVYPEDALKAGLQGDIRLSFIVNQNGRPSRIRVIEWITHSCNREAIRLLDEGPVWTYTGSEELTYVTISFRLPEKEKTN; this is encoded by the coding sequence ATGGAGTTTACGGATAGATTGATGGAATATCTTCGGGGGGACCGGAGGGGGAAAAAAGCCAACCGCCTGGAACGGGAGGCTTTGTCTGATCCGTTTATGTTTGAAGCCTTGGAAGGATTGACCGCCGTCGACGATTCGGCAAAGGGGTTGGATAATTTGACTGTACGTTTGCATAAACGTGTGAACGGAGGTTGGCATATGGCTTGGAAAGCATGGGCTATTGCCGCTGCTGTATGTGTAATAGGAGGTATGATTTGGTGGGTTATACCGCATCAGGAGATACAACCTCAATTGGCCCGTTCTGTAGCTTTCATGCATGAAGAAGAGAGCCGGGACAGTACCCATGCGGCAGTAGTAAGTTATAACGCACTGGAAAGTAGAAGCGTGGCAGATCGTGCCGAAGCATTAACAGATTCTTCCGAAACGGAAGCGGAGAAAGAGACGATGACTTTAGTGCCGGCTCTGAAAAAAGCAAAGGTCCTTGCCGATACTTCTGAAGATAGTGATATGCTTGTAAAGATAGAGAATAGTGTTGAGGGCGGACCGATGCCGGTGGGAGGGATTGAAGTTCTTAACCGTTTTGTGCGGAACTCTTTGGTCTATCCGGAGGATGCACTGAAGGCTGGTTTGCAAGGTGATATCCGTCTTTCGTTTATTGTTAATCAGAACGGCCGGCCTTCCCGGATCCGGGTAATAGAATGGATTACCCATTCCTGCAACAGAGAAGCGATTCGTTTATTGGACGAAGGTCCCGTATGGACGTATACGGGCTCTGAGGAATTGACCTACGTTACGATTTCTTTCCGTTTACCTGAAAAGGAAAAAACGAACTAA
- a CDS encoding DMT family transporter yields MVLTTILIYSFNTNFMKVLMPDWIEAQGLVLARCTVSLIGFWIIGFFIKEKSGNKPKRKDIGMMLLGGILGLGGYLLLYITGLALTGPVDAFVIRTSQPIIVLALAVVFLGAHFTRYKAIGILLGIAGTLYVSLMPHSGNVKDSFTGDALVLAATICNSFFLILIKPYTQKFNAFTVMKWMSLSAFIVALPFGYRQLAHAHIFSGEASGLIWFELCFVLVITTMVAYFLSVKALNYITPFVESAYIYLLPVTGAIVTILMGLQKFSWHDPIALALIISGFILINQKRSHSTTRIK; encoded by the coding sequence ATGGTGTTGACCACAATTTTAATTTATAGCTTCAATACCAACTTTATGAAAGTCCTCATGCCGGACTGGATAGAAGCACAAGGATTAGTTTTAGCCCGTTGCACAGTCAGTTTGATCGGTTTCTGGATCATCGGTTTTTTTATAAAAGAAAAATCCGGCAACAAACCCAAACGAAAAGATATCGGTATGATGCTGCTGGGAGGTATTTTAGGTTTGGGGGGATACTTATTGCTATACATCACAGGTCTGGCACTGACAGGCCCTGTAGATGCTTTCGTCATCCGGACTTCTCAACCGATTATCGTACTGGCTTTAGCCGTTGTTTTTCTGGGTGCCCATTTTACCCGTTACAAGGCAATCGGTATACTGCTGGGGATTGCAGGCACCCTGTACGTCTCCCTTATGCCTCACAGCGGAAACGTAAAAGACTCTTTCACAGGCGACGCCCTGGTATTGGCTGCAACTATCTGCAACTCTTTCTTTTTAATACTTATAAAACCTTACACCCAAAAATTCAATGCCTTCACCGTCATGAAATGGATGAGCCTGTCTGCTTTTATCGTTGCTCTTCCATTCGGCTATCGTCAGTTGGCCCATGCCCATATATTCTCCGGAGAAGCTTCCGGGCTAATCTGGTTTGAACTCTGTTTCGTCCTTGTTATAACCACAATGGTAGCTTATTTTTTATCGGTAAAAGCCTTAAACTATATTACTCCGTTTGTAGAAAGCGCTTACATCTATCTACTACCGGTCACGGGAGCTATCGTTACCATTTTAATGGGACTGCAAAAATTCTCATGGCACGATCCGATTGCACTCGCATTGATCATCAGTGGTTTTATCCTGATCAACCAAAAACGTTCACACTCAACTACCCGCATTAAATAG